From Fulvivirga lutea:
GTTCATTAGTATTTATTTTAGAATGCAATTATAAGTCTTTTGAAAAGTAAAACATAATGATTTTACTCGCTAATTACCGCAATTATTGCCATAATTTAAAATAGCCCCTAAGATTTAATAGTTTATTTTCTGATAAATTCTTGTGTAAAATAGTATGCTTTTTTGAAATAGGTAATTCACTTAATTCCTTAAAAGTCACAAATCGCACATCTTGTATAATTTGTTCATTCTGATCATGCTCGGGATCAAACCCTATTTTTGGTTCAAAGTCATTTAAATCAATGGCAAAGAATAACTCAATGGCGTGTAGTGGGTTCTTGTAATATTCATTTAC
This genomic window contains:
- a CDS encoding NUDIX domain-containing protein, whose amino-acid sequence is MDVVNKTYGDKVRIRVCGICVQNDSILLVNHKGLNSENEFWSPPGGGMIFGENAEKTLNREIKEETGLTCRVKEFLFVNEYYKNPLHAIELFFAIDLNDFEPKIGFDPEHDQNEQIIQDVRFVTFKELSELPISKKHTILHKNLSENKLLNLRGYFKLWQ